The DNA window GAGGTGCCGAACAGGCCTACAATGGCCCCAGCGTGTGTCGTAGTCCCAAATTGGCGGATATTGAGGGAGAGAGATATTGGAGTTTGTTGCTGCCCGCCCATCCCAAACTAAGAATTTCTTCTGCCGAATCGGATAGAAGATTGCGGGCGTTGCGCCACTCACAGATTTAGGCTGGCAGGGGTACGCCATACGGGCTCAACCCCACTGCAACGTGCATGATGGGCAGCCCCTCCATGATAACCTCAACTCTGCTCAGCGCATAGAGCTCTCCCAGCTTACATTTCTCCAACATTCTGTCGCAAAACTCGAGTATTACTGTTCAtaaacagcaacagcaaaaagaTCCACCTCGAAAGCAGTCCTccaccatcaccatgtcCGCCGACACAACCCCCATCTCACCCTCCCGCTTCGCCTCCGCCATCAAAGACCTCTCCATCGGCATGCTTCACCTCAAAGTCCTCGAAATCCGCAACTCCATCGCCCACCTCCAATACTCCAACGACCAGCTCAAGCCCTTTGCAGAAGGCACATCCGTCGCGCTCGGCGGCGAACCCACTTCCACCAGCGCAGAGCCAGACCAGGACTGcatcgacgccatcaaggaAAACGAGCTCGTCATCGACCGCATGGCAGAGCGCCTGGCCATTGTCCGCGTGGAGGTGGAAGACCGAGGCATCAGCTGGACCGAGTTTCAGAGCCAAGATGAGGTGacagcgacggcgacggcggcggcgacaaaCACAGATGCGGGCGTCGAGGGGATTGAAGAGGCTGCTATAAACGGGCTTGTTAATGGAGAGCTTGATGCTAGCCAGCCCGGCGAGACGAGGCATTCGGCTTGGACGGACGGCACATTTCAGACCGGCACGATATCAAACGGCCAAGTACGGTTTGATAGCCAACCGACAGGACAAAATGCGCCATCCAGTGGTAATGCTGCACAATCAACGACGCAAGGGGGAGAAGGCCAAGATAATACTGAGGAGGATGGTCTGCATCTCTAAGCGCAAAATATGGAAATAAAATGGAATCTAAGGGAAAGGGTCAAAATCAGGCTGCATGGTAGGCGTTTTGGATTCTCTATATTGGGCTGAGTAGATGCCCCAAAGATATATAGCCCCTCTTGGGCAAAGTAAGCACAGCTTCACAGCCAACATCACGGAACAGAATCGTCAAATATGCGTGGAAAAGAATCCAATCTTGTTGTGCAAAAGCTAGCACTGCACCTCCAGTAGGCTTTGAAACTCgcctcttttgttctttgctaCTACAAATacaccaaaaaaacaagccaACAACCAAAAGCCCACAGCCTAAATACGCCATGCCTTTTAAACGTGCACCAGAGAGAAAAAACGGGCAGACCCAAAAACCAAAAGCACAAAAAACACTACCCAAAAAGGatgcctctctttctctccctctcccagcGCCCGCATTTGTGCTATGCTTGAAactgaagcaaaaagaataTGTAtgtggaaaaaagaaaagaccaataaaaaaaaactcaaaaAGATAGACAAAGCAAAGGAACtaagcaaaagcaaagcagatcATTGCGCCGTTTGTGCAGTACAGTCGCATGTTGGTGTTTTAAGAAAGGAACGCTGTCATATGGCGTCTTTAGTCAGAGTCATCTCCAACAGGTGATCCCGTTCCAGGCAGGTTCTTCTTCCTGGTAGATCTGTGCCGTCTTGACCTCTTTGACCGTGATCGGTTGCTGCCTTCACTGCTGGTGATAGTTTCCAGCTTCGGTCGTTGCGCAGCGTGTCCAGGCTGACTAGAGTTGCTGGTGCTCTTGGTGATGCGAGGTGTGAATATATCTTCGTACTCATCCTCTGACTCTTCGTATCCGGGAGGAACAGCCAATGCTCTCAAGCGGTTGTTCCGTCTTCGGTTATCCAATGCCTCGTCAGAGCCGCCGTCAAATGACAGGCTACGTGTCCGTGTCAAATCAGATCGGGTGCTGCGAGTTCGGGAAACGAAGAGTGAGTCGATCAGCTCAGATTCCGTCGGTAATTCCTTCATAATCTTCTCTCTGACCAGCTTTTCCTGCAGTTGGCGAGCCAGTCTTTCCTCTCCGCTAGCAGCTGTCCTCCCACTTGCAGCTGTCCTCGCGCTTGTTCTGCTACTAGCGCTCATGGCTCTGCTGACAGGCACCTTGCCTTCCATAACCTTGGCAGACGGAGGTGGCTGCAGCATCCATTTGTGAGCCTCCTTGTGAGGCAGTTTGCTGCTGACGACGGGTGGGTGAAGGTCGTTGACCGGTGGGTTTCGTGGGGCCGCATAAAATTGACGGCGTTCCTCCTCTGTTACTTCTTTATCCATGCCCAGTGTTGATTCAATTAGCTTTCCAGCCGAATCCCTCGCTTTGGAAAAGGCGTCTTTTAATTTGTGGCCAGTCCAATCTGCTCCCCAtagctcctcgtcctcgcgCTGGTATCCGTGCCGCGAATTCCAGTCATCTGATAGAATGCCATCCTGTGATACCACCAACGTGCTGTCTCCGAAATTGGTGTGGCTATCGCCAGTGTTTGTCCGCCCTGATAGGCTAAGTGCACTGATCTCTCCTCCCGTCGTCTCTCCTCCCGCGCTCATCAGCCCCCGTTGGCTTGAGTTCTTGCTGGCCGATTTCTTCGGCAAGCTAGGTCCCATGCGAATCTCTTCTTGCCAGTAGGGATTGGTGTTGAACGGTGAGGGATGTCGATATAAGCCAGGTTGCTGCGTCTCCAGTTTCGCCTTTTCTaccctctctttcttggcctggcccttggccttgtgaCGATGCCGTACCTCAGCGCATGGTGTGCAGGCAAGCAGGTAGAAGATGGCCGACTGTAGCGCGACGGGGAAGGACATGATGGAAGGCTACAGGGCACGTCCCCGTATGTAGAATGCCTTTCAATTGGCGTTTGATATCCTCAACATGGACGTAGAATGGCGTGTTCAAGTGTCGGTATCGAGAGAGCGAACAGTCGTGATGGAAAACGCAGCGAATTCGGCTAAATGAGAGTCCAGCAGCCCAAAGAAAGAGACCACTAATAACAAGCAGGTTGCTATccagaagagaaagtcgTCGTTAGGCACACTGGAATGGAAGATTTCGATAGTTCGTAAATCGATTGGAGGCGTGGGGGTAGCGAGGCGTATCGTCGAGAAAGTTAAGGGGGGTCTGCGACAGTTTCAAGTCTCGAGACGTCCCCAGGAGGTTGAGTGCGGTAAAGAAatggagggagaagagcaccgtgacaaaagaaaaagacagaaTAATTGAAAGTCGTCAcaacaatgaaaagaaagagactaagaaagaaacaaaaaagggaaaattgGCAATGACGCAGGACAATGCGAAAGTGATGAgatgaaaggaaagaagaggcggcTGCGGAaaggagatggcgaggcgaGACGGTGGCAGGGCGGAAATGCGTAGCGACGAGGTTCGTTTCAGTACGAGCAGCgccaaaaataaaagcaaagCCTCTATAAGCACCAGGGGGGGGCGGCAGCAAGTCCAGCTGGCTGGCCTCTATTTTTGGAGGAGGGTTGGATTTTGGGGTGAGGcgcgtaaaaaaaaaaaaaaaaattagagaCGTGGAGGGAGGTCTCGGAGAGTGTgtgagagatggagaagagggaagggAGAGGCGCAGATCGACGCAAGAGAGATCGCTGCGCTGTAACGTGCTGAAGATGCGGCGCTACCACAAGCCCAGCGGCGGTTTTTCGACAGCAGATCAGAGGATCAGAGAGGCCGTGATGGGCAGGGGGGGGACCAGGGCCTTATGATTGCCTGACAGTGGTGAGGCCCGCTAGCCTGGACCCCGCGACGGCTCGCCACAAAGGCCTCAAACAGCGCTGCTACTTGTACGACTCAAGCAGTCCTGGCGCATGCGAGAAAGGCACCGCCGGGAGCTTAGCTGGCGATGTGGCCTAGGCTTCATTTTACTGCTGTCCACCCCGTCTGCGGAGGAACCTAAAACGCCGCCAGAGGCTTGCGCTTCGGCCGTCGAGGCCCAATAGAGTTCAATATCAGCTACCTGCTGCagaaacctttttttttttctttgctgtttTCCTGCGTTCATC is part of the Trichoderma atroviride chromosome 1, complete sequence genome and encodes:
- a CDS encoding uncharacterized protein (EggNog:ENOG41) translates to MSADTTPISPSRFASAIKDLSIGMLHLKVLEIRNSIAHLQYSNDQLKPFAEGTSVALGGEPTSTSAEPDQDCIDAIKENELVIDRMAERLAIVRVEVEDRGISWTEFQSQDEVTATATAAATNTDAGVEGIEEAAINGLVNGELDASQPGETRHSAWTDGTFQTGTISNGQVRFDSQPTGQNAPSSGNAAQSTTQGGEGQDNTEEDGLHL
- a CDS encoding uncharacterized protein (EggNog:ENOG41~SECRETED:SignalP(1-23)), encoding MSFPVALQSAIFYLLACTPCAEVRHRHKAKGQAKKERVEKAKLETQQPGLYRHPSPFNTNPYWQEEIRMGPSLPKKSASKNSSQRGLMSAGGETTGGEISALSLSGRTNTGDSHTNFGDSTLVVSQDGILSDDWNSRHGYQREDEELWGADWTGHKLKDAFSKARDSAGKLIESTLGMDKEVTEEERRQFYAAPRNPPVNDLHPPVVSSKLPHKEAHKWMLQPPPSAKVMEGKVPVSRAMSASSRTSARTAASGRTAASGEERLARQLQEKLVREKIMKELPTESELIDSLFVSRTRSTRSDLTRTRSLSFDGGSDEALDNRRRNNRLRALAVPPGYEESEDEYEDIFTPRITKSTSNSSQPGHAAQRPKLETITSSEGSNRSRSKRSRRHRSTRKKNLPGTGSPVGDDSD